A stretch of the Amycolatopsis sp. BJA-103 genome encodes the following:
- a CDS encoding alpha/beta fold hydrolase, with translation MRKVVGMELGSTLVTTATTIVEMLRDEHFDEVAALFAPPLRAVVSTDALRAAWTAEIGKRGPITGIGEPDAKPVDAGLARIGVPLHCEHGDLTVLMSIDEGGLLQGLQLAPATSTAWSPPPYADPAAFTEHEVTLDAGSSAVAGTLTRPTEPGSRAGVVLLPGGGPFDRDETSGPNKPLKDLAWGLACRGVTTLRFDKITHTRREAASVPGFTMSDEYVPHAAAAVRLLQRESTVDSERVFVLGHSMGGKVAPRVAAAEPSVAGLLILAGDTQPMHHAAMRVARHLATVVPGLLGQDAVDLFVRQAANVDSPGLSPATPAADLPFGFSASYWLDLRGYDPVATAAALDKPMLILQGGRDYQVTVEDDLSRWQAGLSDRPDVTIHVHAADDHLFFPGAGPSTPSDYEKPDHVDRAVVDDIADWLDETR, from the coding sequence GTGAGAAAGGTAGTGGGGATGGAACTGGGGTCCACTCTCGTCACCACCGCGACGACGATCGTCGAAATGCTGCGCGACGAGCACTTCGACGAGGTCGCGGCGCTCTTCGCGCCACCGTTGCGTGCGGTCGTCTCGACCGACGCGCTCCGAGCCGCGTGGACGGCCGAAATCGGCAAACGCGGACCCATCACCGGCATCGGGGAACCGGACGCCAAGCCCGTCGACGCGGGCCTGGCGCGGATCGGGGTTCCCCTCCACTGCGAGCACGGCGACCTCACCGTGCTCATGTCGATCGACGAAGGCGGTCTGCTGCAGGGTCTTCAGCTCGCGCCCGCGACGAGCACGGCGTGGTCGCCTCCGCCCTACGCGGATCCGGCGGCGTTCACCGAACACGAAGTCACGCTCGACGCCGGTTCGTCGGCCGTGGCGGGAACCCTGACCAGGCCGACGGAGCCCGGCAGCCGGGCAGGCGTGGTCCTGCTTCCCGGCGGCGGCCCCTTCGACCGGGACGAGACCAGCGGGCCGAACAAGCCACTCAAGGACCTGGCCTGGGGTCTCGCCTGCCGGGGCGTGACGACGCTGCGTTTCGACAAGATCACCCACACCCGGCGTGAGGCCGCGAGCGTTCCCGGCTTCACGATGTCCGACGAATACGTGCCGCACGCCGCGGCCGCCGTCCGCCTGCTCCAGCGCGAGTCCACTGTGGACAGCGAGCGGGTCTTCGTCCTGGGCCACAGTATGGGCGGGAAGGTCGCGCCGCGGGTCGCCGCCGCCGAACCCTCCGTCGCGGGATTGCTCATCCTCGCGGGCGACACCCAGCCGATGCACCATGCCGCGATGCGGGTCGCCCGCCACCTCGCGACCGTGGTTCCGGGGCTGCTCGGCCAGGACGCCGTCGACCTATTCGTCCGCCAGGCCGCGAACGTCGACAGTCCCGGCCTCTCCCCCGCCACTCCGGCCGCGGACCTGCCTTTCGGCTTTTCCGCGTCGTATTGGCTCGATCTCCGCGGCTACGATCCCGTCGCGACCGCGGCGGCACTGGACAAGCCCATGCTCATCCTCCAAGGCGGTCGCGACTACCAGGTGACCGTCGAGGACGATCTGTCGCGCTGGCAGGCAGGCCTCTCGGATCGCCCGGACGTCACGATCCATGTCCACGCCGCCGACGACCATCTGTTCTTCCCCGGCGCGGGACCGTCGACGCCGTCCGACTACGAGAAGCCGGACCACGTCGACCGCGCGGTCGTCGACGACATCGCGGACTGGCTGGACGAGACGCGCTAG
- a CDS encoding helix-turn-helix domain-containing protein, producing the protein MNAWELLAHPVRLRIVHAMRGGRVLTTAQLCARVPDASKAMVYRHVDLLETGGVLEVAEERRVRGAVERGYRLRQDRAAIDPDALASATTEDFQRSFATALAALMAEFTAYLDRDGADPVADLVGYRQHAVWLSREELLELIGAMREAIVPVLSHEPRPDRAQYLLSPIHFPIEEAPGT; encoded by the coding sequence GTGAACGCGTGGGAACTCCTGGCACATCCGGTTCGGTTGCGCATCGTGCACGCGATGCGCGGGGGGAGGGTGCTCACGACGGCTCAGCTCTGCGCGCGCGTTCCCGACGCCTCGAAGGCGATGGTCTATCGGCATGTCGACCTTCTGGAGACGGGTGGCGTCCTGGAAGTGGCGGAGGAGCGCCGGGTGCGAGGCGCCGTCGAGCGCGGCTACCGGCTCCGTCAGGATCGGGCGGCCATCGATCCCGACGCCCTCGCGTCGGCGACCACCGAGGACTTCCAGCGGAGTTTCGCCACCGCGCTGGCCGCCCTGATGGCCGAGTTCACCGCCTATCTGGACCGGGACGGGGCCGATCCGGTCGCGGACCTGGTCGGCTACCGCCAGCACGCGGTCTGGCTTTCCCGCGAAGAGCTTCTCGAGCTGATCGGCGCGATGCGGGAAGCCATCGTTCCCGTCCTGTCCCACGAGCCCCGGCCGGATCGCGCCCAATACCTGCTCAGCCCGATCCACTTCCCGATCGAGGAAGCACCCGGCACTTGA
- a CDS encoding LysR family transcriptional regulator — MHLDLNLLSALDALLEEGSVAGAAERLHVTAPAMSRSLGRIRRTTGDQILVRTGRTMTPTPYAIAVRQQVHELLQEVRGVLAPSRELDLTTLERTFTLRWHDSLVALAGPALLRAVRDQAPGVRLRFIAESSVDTPGLRRGEVDLEANAGHPATPDIRAEKVAETRHVVVARQGHPLTAAQYAAAEHVTVSRRGRLENTLDEALAQLGLTRRVVASAPTEAAAFAFVRGGDFLATVPESTARSVAADLGLALLPLPLELPPAAVYLSWHQRYDTDHAHRWLRDLARTAFADAG; from the coding sequence ATGCACTTGGATCTGAACCTGCTGTCGGCGCTCGACGCCTTGCTCGAAGAAGGCAGCGTGGCCGGGGCGGCCGAGCGCCTGCACGTCACCGCGCCCGCGATGAGCCGGAGCCTCGGCCGGATCCGGCGCACGACCGGGGATCAGATCCTGGTGCGCACCGGGCGCACGATGACCCCGACGCCCTACGCGATCGCCGTCCGGCAGCAAGTGCACGAACTCCTCCAGGAAGTCCGCGGCGTACTGGCACCGAGCCGCGAACTCGACCTCACGACGCTCGAACGCACCTTCACCCTCCGTTGGCACGATTCCCTGGTCGCCCTCGCGGGCCCGGCCCTGCTCAGGGCCGTGCGTGACCAGGCACCGGGCGTGCGCCTGCGTTTCATCGCGGAATCGAGCGTCGACACTCCCGGGCTCCGCCGCGGCGAGGTCGACCTCGAGGCGAACGCGGGTCACCCGGCCACGCCCGACATCCGCGCCGAGAAGGTGGCGGAAACCCGCCACGTCGTCGTCGCGCGGCAAGGACACCCGCTCACCGCCGCGCAGTACGCCGCGGCCGAGCACGTCACCGTCTCGCGGCGCGGAAGGCTCGAGAACACTCTCGACGAGGCTCTCGCGCAGCTCGGGCTCACCCGGCGCGTGGTGGCGTCCGCCCCCACCGAGGCGGCCGCGTTCGCTTTCGTGCGTGGCGGGGACTTTCTCGCCACGGTCCCCGAATCCACCGCCCGTTCGGTGGCCGCGGACCTCGGTCTCGCCCTGCTCCCGCTCCCCCTCGAACTGCCGCCTGCCGCGGTGTACCTGTCCTGGCACCAGCGTTACGACACCGACCACGCACACCGCTGGCTGCGCGATCTCGCCCGGACAGCGTTCGCCGACGCCGGCTAA
- a CDS encoding NADPH-dependent F420 reductase, translated as MIAVLGKGRVGGTLAAALAKAGHEVSVADSTPGAAAEAAQQAQIVINATPGADSLERLAALREQLRGKILVDVSNATTEGPDGLPAGLLYPGSSLAEHLQDALPDTSVVKSLNTMLYSVMTAPASLTQPPTAFLSGQDPQAKQTVKRLLMDLGWRPEWITDLGGIETARATEAAVLFVPHVIRADGFAPFALSIAR; from the coding sequence ATGATCGCCGTACTGGGAAAGGGTCGTGTCGGAGGCACCCTCGCCGCCGCGCTCGCCAAGGCAGGACACGAGGTGTCCGTTGCGGACAGCACACCGGGTGCCGCCGCCGAAGCGGCTCAGCAGGCGCAGATAGTCATCAATGCCACCCCGGGCGCGGATTCCCTCGAGCGGCTGGCCGCGCTGCGAGAACAACTGCGGGGCAAGATCCTCGTCGACGTCTCCAACGCCACCACCGAAGGACCGGACGGATTGCCCGCCGGTTTGCTCTACCCCGGCTCGAGTCTCGCGGAGCACCTTCAGGACGCGCTTCCCGACACCAGTGTCGTCAAAAGCCTCAACACGATGCTGTATTCGGTGATGACCGCGCCCGCTTCGCTGACCCAGCCGCCCACCGCGTTCCTTTCCGGTCAGGACCCGCAGGCCAAGCAAACGGTAAAACGACTGCTCATGGACCTCGGCTGGCGTCCGGAGTGGATCACGGACCTCGGCGGAATCGAAACCGCGCGGGCCACCGAAGCCGCGGTCCTGTTCGTACCGCACGTCATCCGGGCCGACGGATTTGCCCCATTCGCCCTCTCGATCGCTCGCTGA
- a CDS encoding cysteine hydrolase family protein, whose translation MTTALIIGDLQRGITGNYPFAERVLPPLTDLLPRAREAGALVVFVHFALRGNGADLPPGNALFESFHEAGDTFHEGSAGTELALPVAAEDVVVVKRRASAFAGTDLDLVLRSRGVDTVVIAGVATSAMVAATCYDAADRGYHVTVLRDGCADGDTAIHDFFVDAVFPSRGFEVVSCDGWGTR comes from the coding sequence ATGACCACCGCGCTGATCATCGGGGACCTCCAGCGAGGCATCACGGGCAACTACCCGTTCGCCGAGCGAGTACTGCCGCCGCTCACGGACCTGTTGCCCCGTGCCCGCGAGGCAGGCGCCCTCGTGGTGTTCGTCCACTTCGCGCTTCGGGGCAACGGCGCCGACTTGCCGCCGGGCAACGCGCTGTTCGAGTCGTTCCACGAAGCCGGGGACACCTTCCACGAGGGCTCGGCCGGGACCGAGCTCGCTCTGCCGGTCGCCGCCGAAGACGTCGTCGTGGTGAAACGCCGTGCCAGCGCGTTCGCCGGGACCGATCTCGATCTGGTGCTCCGTTCCCGGGGCGTCGACACCGTCGTGATCGCCGGGGTCGCGACCAGCGCGATGGTGGCCGCGACGTGTTACGACGCGGCGGACCGCGGCTACCACGTGACCGTGCTGCGCGACGGGTGCGCCGACGGCGACACGGCGATCCACGACTTCTTCGTCGACGCCGTCTTCCCCAGCCGGGGATTCGAGGTCGTGTCCTGTGACGGATGGGGGACGCGGTGA
- a CDS encoding VOC family protein, with protein sequence MVERGPTFRQVVLDGTDARALAEFYRRLLVWNYRPGDEPPPPGVEDERGKDWLVLRNPQGGTQLAVQQVDRLPEASWPDAEPIPQQLHLDLTVDSIEELDAQDGRVLEFGGRLLLDRSDDPDEPLRVYADPAGHPFCVFVG encoded by the coding sequence ATGGTTGAGCGAGGTCCCACGTTCCGTCAGGTGGTGCTGGACGGCACCGATGCCCGCGCGCTGGCGGAGTTCTACCGGCGTCTGCTGGTGTGGAATTACCGCCCCGGCGACGAGCCACCACCGCCCGGCGTCGAGGACGAGCGCGGCAAAGACTGGCTGGTACTGAGGAATCCCCAGGGCGGGACGCAACTCGCCGTCCAGCAGGTCGATCGGCTGCCCGAAGCGAGCTGGCCGGACGCCGAGCCGATTCCTCAGCAACTTCACCTGGACCTGACCGTGGACTCGATCGAGGAGCTCGACGCGCAGGACGGCCGTGTCCTCGAATTCGGCGGGCGCCTGCTGCTCGACCGCAGCGACGACCCGGACGAACCACTGCGCGTCTACGCGGATCCGGCGGGGCATCCGTTCTGCGTCTTCGTCGGCTGA
- a CDS encoding DNA alkylation repair protein, whose protein sequence is MTGTTRAEVLAELAALEDPRVREVNEKHGDDHGVNLGKLRALAKRLKTQQELARELWETDDTAAKLLALLICRPKAFEGEDLDRMVREARTPKVHDWLVNYVAKKNPHAEELRLAWFADPDPVVASAGWALTTDRVAKKPEGLDLTRLLDIIETRMKDTPDRLQWAMNHCLAQIGIEHAGYRARAIGIGERLEVLKDYPTPPDCTSPFAPAWIAEMVRRQEK, encoded by the coding sequence GTGACCGGTACGACGAGGGCCGAAGTGCTGGCCGAACTGGCCGCGCTCGAGGACCCGCGGGTACGCGAGGTGAACGAGAAACACGGCGACGACCACGGCGTGAACCTCGGCAAGCTGCGGGCGCTCGCGAAGCGGTTGAAGACGCAGCAAGAGCTGGCGCGCGAACTCTGGGAAACGGACGACACCGCGGCGAAATTGCTCGCGCTCTTGATCTGCCGTCCGAAGGCGTTCGAAGGCGAGGACCTGGACCGCATGGTGCGCGAGGCGCGCACTCCGAAGGTGCACGACTGGCTCGTGAACTATGTGGCCAAGAAGAACCCGCACGCCGAAGAGCTGCGACTCGCCTGGTTCGCGGATCCGGATCCCGTGGTCGCGAGTGCGGGCTGGGCGCTGACCACCGACCGCGTGGCGAAGAAACCCGAGGGCCTCGACCTCACGCGGCTGCTCGACATCATCGAGACGAGGATGAAGGACACTCCGGATCGCCTGCAGTGGGCGATGAACCACTGCCTGGCGCAGATCGGGATCGAGCACGCCGGGTACCGCGCCCGGGCGATCGGCATCGGCGAGCGCCTGGAGGTGCTCAAGGACTATCCGACCCCGCCGGACTGCACGTCGCCGTTCGCGCCCGCCTGGATCGCCGAAATGGTGCGACGGCAGGAGAAGTAG
- a CDS encoding ATP-binding protein yields the protein MERRQQAVHRTIVIVDVEAFTDLRRTTPHQLVVREALYSALSQGFEVAGAPWSECHHEDRGDGVFVLAPSHIPKAPFIELLPNALAAGLTLHNVAHPAEQRIRLRMALHAGEIVYDDHGATAESVNFAFRLLDAAPLRTALARSEGVLAVIVSKWFFDEVVRNSEVIDPATFRPARVQVKDTSAIGWIWLPDHQYPADLTYLAASRGRGEPEMRQLPAAPRSFTGRADELAVLTSVLEDAAEEATTIVISAIFGTGGVGKTWLALHWAYQHLDLFPDGQLFVDLRGFAPEGQPLSPSAVVQAFLDTFGVDPARVPAELEAQSALYRSILADKRMLIVLDNARDTKQVVPLLPASPGCTVVITSRDRLAGLVTAHGARPIPVDVFSDTEAREMLATRLGAGRLNAEPDAVGELLSCCGGFPLALSIVAGRAEAHRDFPLAVLAAELRDATTRLGALDEGDPAASLPAVLSWSYAALSDDQAKMFELLGVAPVADIDLAAAANLLNAPAGRVSAELQALERTSLIHQHVPGRWRMHDLVKLYAAERADRRPDRTAQGDALHRLVDFYVHTAHAADLLLDPDGQSIELPAPRDGCAPRPVRSPQDALAWFTAEHLNLISVQQAALERRWLPPVWQLAWGLHGFHWWKGHVHSDVAVWQTGLAAAEQLGEPLPLTLANQMLLHAYSRQGDHAKSLEHGRRALAGVDGLDAVHRAPTHHAAAYMWARQGELAKALDHATQAMSLYREAHRPIREAWALTMIASFAIKLGQESRGESACEAALALFREHASPLGEAAVLNTLGELAFATGDHAKALTRFEQTLSLRRELGASYAAADTLDNIARTHAALGDKDKARETWLEALRAYQSQLRNDESSRVQKQLDLLDGS from the coding sequence ATGGAGCGCCGTCAGCAGGCGGTACATCGGACGATCGTGATCGTGGATGTCGAGGCGTTCACGGACTTGCGCAGGACGACGCCGCATCAGCTCGTTGTCCGCGAAGCCTTGTACAGCGCCTTGTCCCAGGGTTTCGAGGTGGCGGGTGCGCCCTGGTCGGAATGTCATCACGAGGACCGCGGTGACGGGGTCTTCGTGCTCGCGCCGTCGCATATTCCGAAGGCGCCCTTCATCGAGTTGCTGCCGAATGCGTTGGCGGCCGGACTGACGCTGCACAACGTCGCGCACCCGGCCGAACAACGAATCAGGTTGCGCATGGCGTTGCATGCCGGGGAAATCGTCTACGACGACCACGGCGCGACTGCGGAATCGGTCAATTTCGCATTCCGGTTACTGGACGCGGCCCCGCTCAGAACCGCGCTCGCCCGATCCGAGGGCGTGCTCGCGGTGATCGTGTCGAAGTGGTTCTTCGACGAAGTGGTGCGCAATAGCGAAGTGATCGATCCGGCCACGTTCCGGCCCGCCCGCGTCCAGGTCAAGGACACGTCGGCGATCGGCTGGATCTGGCTGCCCGACCATCAGTACCCGGCCGATCTCACGTATCTCGCGGCGTCGCGTGGCCGCGGCGAGCCGGAAATGCGGCAGCTGCCCGCGGCGCCGCGTTCGTTCACCGGCCGCGCGGACGAACTCGCCGTCCTCACCTCGGTACTGGAAGACGCGGCGGAAGAAGCCACGACGATCGTGATCTCCGCGATCTTCGGTACCGGGGGCGTCGGCAAGACCTGGCTCGCCCTGCACTGGGCGTACCAGCATCTCGACCTGTTCCCGGACGGACAGCTCTTCGTCGACCTGCGCGGGTTCGCGCCGGAGGGGCAGCCCTTGTCGCCGAGCGCCGTGGTGCAGGCCTTTCTGGACACTTTCGGGGTCGACCCGGCGCGGGTGCCCGCCGAACTGGAGGCGCAGTCCGCGTTGTACCGGAGCATCCTGGCGGACAAGAGGATGCTGATCGTGCTGGACAACGCCCGCGACACCAAACAAGTCGTCCCGCTCCTGCCCGCCAGTCCCGGCTGCACGGTGGTGATCACCAGCCGGGACCGGCTGGCGGGCCTCGTCACCGCCCACGGTGCGCGCCCGATCCCCGTGGACGTCTTCTCCGACACCGAAGCGCGGGAAATGCTCGCCACGCGACTGGGCGCGGGCAGGCTGAACGCCGAACCCGACGCGGTCGGCGAGCTCCTGTCCTGTTGCGGCGGGTTCCCCCTGGCGCTGAGCATCGTCGCCGGTCGCGCCGAGGCACACCGCGACTTCCCGCTCGCCGTCCTGGCCGCCGAACTGCGCGACGCGACCACCAGATTGGGCGCGCTCGACGAAGGCGACCCGGCCGCCAGTCTGCCCGCGGTGCTGTCCTGGTCGTATGCGGCGCTCTCCGACGACCAGGCGAAGATGTTCGAACTGCTGGGAGTGGCCCCGGTGGCCGACATCGACCTCGCGGCCGCCGCCAATCTGCTGAACGCGCCCGCCGGCCGCGTTTCCGCGGAACTGCAGGCCCTGGAACGGACTTCCCTGATCCACCAGCATGTTCCGGGCCGATGGCGGATGCACGACCTGGTCAAGCTGTACGCCGCCGAGCGGGCGGACCGGCGGCCGGACCGGACCGCGCAGGGCGACGCGCTGCACCGGCTCGTCGACTTCTACGTGCACACCGCGCACGCCGCCGATCTCCTGCTCGATCCGGACGGCCAGTCCATCGAACTGCCTGCCCCTCGAGACGGCTGTGCACCACGCCCCGTGCGGAGCCCGCAAGACGCGCTCGCGTGGTTCACCGCGGAACACCTCAACCTCATCTCCGTCCAGCAGGCGGCTCTCGAACGCCGATGGCTTCCGCCCGTCTGGCAGCTGGCCTGGGGACTGCACGGTTTTCACTGGTGGAAAGGGCATGTCCATTCCGATGTCGCCGTCTGGCAGACGGGGCTGGCCGCGGCCGAGCAACTGGGTGAACCGCTGCCCCTGACCCTGGCGAACCAGATGCTGCTCCACGCCTACTCGCGCCAGGGTGACCACGCCAAGTCACTCGAACACGGCAGGCGCGCTCTCGCCGGAGTCGACGGCCTGGATGCCGTGCACCGCGCCCCCACGCACCACGCGGCCGCGTACATGTGGGCCCGTCAAGGAGAACTGGCGAAGGCACTGGACCACGCCACGCAGGCGATGTCGCTGTACCGGGAGGCGCACAGGCCGATCCGCGAAGCGTGGGCGCTGACCATGATCGCGTCCTTCGCGATCAAACTGGGCCAAGAATCCCGGGGAGAGAGTGCGTGCGAGGCCGCACTCGCCCTCTTTCGCGAACATGCGTCCCCCTTGGGAGAAGCGGCCGTTCTCAACACCCTCGGCGAACTCGCCTTCGCCACCGGTGACCACGCCAAGGCGCTCACGCGGTTCGAGCAGACGCTCAGTCTCCGCCGCGAACTCGGCGCGAGCTACGCGGCAGCGGACACTCTGGACAACATCGCCCGCACCCATGCCGCTCTGGGGGACAAGGACAAAGCGCGCGAGACGTGGCTCGAGGCGCTGCGCGCGTATCAATCCCAGTTGCGCAACGACGAGTCCAGCCGGGTGCAGAAACAGCTGGATCTCCTGGACGGGTCCTGA
- a CDS encoding PadR family transcriptional regulator, with amino-acid sequence MALRNAILAMLLEGESSGYDLAKSFNASVANFWTATPQQLYRELDKMETQGLVTARVVEQRRRPNKRLFSLTDDGAAELADFTTRAPKPTAIRDELLVQIQAVEAGDDEAIRRAVADRMATAETKLKRFERLRDRLLGESTEAEFLVASPRVGPYLTLARGIAFEQENIRWCEEVLTVLDRRATVRSGGDRHG; translated from the coding sequence ATGGCGCTGCGGAACGCGATCCTCGCGATGCTCTTGGAAGGCGAGTCTTCGGGCTACGACCTGGCGAAGAGCTTCAACGCCTCGGTCGCCAACTTCTGGACCGCGACGCCCCAGCAGCTCTACCGGGAGCTGGACAAGATGGAGACGCAGGGCCTCGTGACGGCACGCGTCGTCGAACAGCGGCGACGGCCGAACAAGCGGCTGTTCTCCTTGACCGACGACGGCGCGGCCGAACTCGCCGACTTCACCACGCGAGCGCCGAAGCCGACGGCGATCCGCGACGAACTGCTGGTGCAGATCCAAGCCGTCGAGGCGGGTGACGACGAGGCGATCCGGCGAGCCGTCGCGGACAGGATGGCCACCGCCGAAACGAAGCTCAAGCGGTTCGAGCGGCTCCGGGACCGTCTTCTCGGTGAGTCCACCGAGGCGGAGTTCCTCGTCGCCTCGCCCCGTGTCGGCCCGTATCTGACCCTCGCCCGCGGCATCGCGTTCGAGCAGGAGAACATCCGCTGGTGCGAGGAGGTTCTCACCGTTCTCGATCGACGCGCTACCGTGCGATCCGGAGGTGATCGGCATGGTTGA
- a CDS encoding nuclear transport factor 2 family protein: MTTFRQAVEAKDATAIEAMLADDVVFTSPVAFKPYQGKAITAAILRGVLRVFEDFRYVREIQDGAHHVYEFEATVDGLQINGCDLLTFDDDGKIADFKVMVRPLRAAEALAGRMGAQFEAIKADALG; this comes from the coding sequence ATGACCACGTTCCGTCAGGCCGTCGAAGCGAAGGACGCCACCGCGATCGAGGCGATGCTCGCCGACGACGTGGTCTTCACCAGCCCGGTCGCGTTCAAGCCCTACCAGGGCAAGGCGATCACCGCGGCGATCCTGCGCGGGGTCCTGCGCGTGTTCGAGGACTTCCGCTACGTCCGCGAGATCCAGGACGGCGCTCACCACGTGTACGAGTTCGAAGCGACCGTCGACGGGCTTCAGATCAACGGGTGCGATCTCCTGACCTTCGACGACGACGGCAAGATCGCCGACTTCAAGGTGATGGTCCGGCCGCTGCGGGCCGCGGAGGCGCTCGCGGGGCGCATGGGCGCCCAGTTCGAGGCCATCAAGGCGGACGCGCTCGGCTGA
- a CDS encoding inositol monophosphatase family protein: MPGTDLLAQTATATRAAGAVLLERFGEVARYRTRDELMDVLAANDAAALEVLRPRLTSLRPDAQWVEEELDGGVLPSGEWWVVDPVEGNINHLHGLPEWAVTATLVRDNQPVLTAVHQPLTGETHTALAGGGAWRDGLPLRVSDTADLGLSLVATSQARPDEDEAVVRRVGSSITAMLQEALVVRTSVPATLHLLNVAAGRVDAFWQFAGARADLLPGALLVAEAGGRISDAEGHPWSPASGSFLAAAPGVHAEAVATLSR, from the coding sequence ATGCCCGGAACAGATCTCCTCGCCCAGACGGCGACGGCCACGCGTGCGGCAGGCGCGGTCCTGCTCGAGCGCTTCGGAGAGGTGGCCCGCTACCGGACCCGCGACGAACTGATGGACGTCCTCGCCGCCAACGACGCAGCGGCCCTCGAAGTGCTGCGCCCCCGCCTCACGAGCCTGCGCCCGGACGCCCAATGGGTGGAGGAGGAACTCGACGGCGGCGTGCTGCCTTCCGGCGAGTGGTGGGTCGTCGATCCGGTCGAGGGCAACATCAACCATCTGCACGGCCTGCCGGAATGGGCGGTCACCGCCACTCTCGTACGCGACAACCAGCCGGTGCTCACCGCGGTCCATCAGCCGCTGACCGGCGAGACCCACACCGCGCTCGCGGGCGGCGGAGCCTGGCGCGACGGCCTGCCGCTGCGTGTGTCCGACACCGCGGACCTGGGCTTGAGCCTCGTCGCCACCAGTCAGGCCAGGCCGGACGAGGACGAAGCGGTCGTGCGGCGCGTCGGCTCCTCGATCACCGCGATGCTCCAGGAAGCGCTCGTGGTGCGCACCTCCGTGCCCGCGACGCTGCACCTGCTGAACGTGGCCGCCGGTCGCGTCGACGCTTTCTGGCAGTTCGCCGGCGCCCGCGCCGACCTGCTTCCCGGGGCGCTGCTCGTGGCCGAGGCCGGTGGCCGGATCTCCGACGCCGAAGGCCACCCCTGGAGCCCCGCGAGCGGGAGTTTTCTGGCCGCCGCGCCCGGTGTGCACGCCGAAGCCGTCGCCACGCTTTCCCGCTGA
- a CDS encoding aldo/keto reductase has protein sequence MKTKRLGNTGVEVTRLGFGGGPLGGLFAPLDDETAAGALAAAWDGGIRYYDTSPHYGIGHSERRIGEFLRGRPRDSFVLSTKVGRLLVPQDADGKLDPAGFHVPATHSRVRDFTRDGIRRSVEDSLERMGLDRIDVLYLHDAEEFFDDAVREGYPALAELRSEGVVGAIGAGMYDTAMLTTLVREADVDVVMQSGRHTLLDHSALDTFLPACEDRGVSVIAASIFNSGLLAVPRPDAGAYFDYEAVTPDVLGRANRIADVCEAHGVTLPQVAMAFPLQHPAVAGIAVGMRSAEEARRNLESFAVEVPARVWTELRAAGLIR, from the coding sequence ATGAAGACGAAACGACTGGGGAACACCGGCGTCGAAGTGACGCGGCTGGGGTTCGGCGGCGGGCCGCTGGGCGGGCTGTTCGCGCCGCTGGACGACGAGACGGCCGCCGGGGCGCTGGCCGCGGCATGGGACGGCGGGATTCGGTACTACGACACGTCTCCGCACTACGGGATCGGGCATTCCGAGCGCAGGATCGGTGAATTCCTGCGCGGGCGGCCGCGTGATTCCTTCGTCCTGTCGACGAAGGTCGGCAGGCTGCTGGTGCCGCAGGACGCTGACGGGAAGCTGGATCCGGCCGGTTTCCACGTTCCCGCAACACATTCCCGCGTACGCGACTTCACCCGTGACGGGATCCGGCGCAGTGTCGAGGACTCGCTGGAGCGGATGGGCCTGGACCGGATCGACGTGCTGTACCTGCACGACGCCGAGGAGTTCTTCGACGACGCGGTGCGCGAGGGCTATCCGGCGCTCGCGGAGTTGCGGTCGGAAGGGGTCGTCGGTGCGATCGGTGCCGGTATGTACGACACGGCGATGCTGACCACGTTGGTGCGGGAAGCGGATGTCGACGTGGTCATGCAGTCCGGCCGCCACACGCTGCTCGATCACAGCGCGCTCGACACGTTCTTGCCCGCTTGCGAGGACCGCGGGGTCTCGGTGATCGCGGCGTCGATCTTCAACTCCGGGCTGCTCGCCGTCCCGCGGCCGGACGCGGGAGCGTACTTCGACTACGAGGCCGTGACACCGGATGTTCTGGGGCGGGCGAACAGGATCGCCGACGTGTGCGAGGCGCACGGCGTGACGCTTCCTCAGGTCGCCATGGCCTTCCCACTGCAGCATCCTGCTGTCGCCGGTATCGCGGTGGGGATGCGGTCCGCGGAGGAGGCGCGGCGCAACCTGGAGTCCTTCGCCGTGGAGGTTCCCGCGCGGGTCTGGACCGAGCTGCGTGCCGCGGGCCTGATCCGTTAG